GCCGCCCGGCGACTTGAAGACCAGCCTCGACATCCACTTCGGCGAAGGCGCCGTGCCCGCCTGCCTCGCCGAGACCCTCATCATCGCCGCGACCGGCGAGCACGCGAGGCAGTCGCTCGGCAACGGCACGAAGTCGGAGAACATCAACTTCTTCGTGGATCAGGCGCAAAAGCTCGGCTTCGAAGTCATCGGTTGACCTCCGCTCGTCGAGAGGGGCGCCCGAGAAGCGGGTGGCGAGTCGGCGAGGATGTACAATACTCGATCGTGAGGACATTTCCTGTCTCCGTGGGCGGCGTGAGCCGCGAACTACCGATCGTCGAGGTCGCGCCCGGCGTGTCCGTCGCCTTGTTCAACATGCTGGGCGACACCGAGGTGACCGAGGCGGCGGGCCGCGCGCTTGCCGCAAAATTACCGCGCGACGTCGAGGTGCTCGTGACGCCCGAAGTGAAGGCCCTGGGCCTCGCGCACGTCATCTCGCGCGAAAGCGGCTTGCCGTACATCGTGATTCGCAAGACCGAAAAGCCGTACATGGTGAGGCCCGTGGCACGCGAAGTCGTTTCCATCACGACGGGTAAGCCTCAACTCCTCGTTCTCGACGGCTTCGACGTCGACAAGATCCAAGGCCGGAAGGTCGCGATC
This genomic stretch from Deinococcus yavapaiensis KR-236 harbors:
- a CDS encoding phosphoribosyltransferase family protein, which produces MRTFPVSVGGVSRELPIVEVAPGVSVALFNMLGDTEVTEAAGRALAAKLPRDVEVLVTPEVKALGLAHVISRESGLPYIVIRKTEKPYMVRPVAREVVSITTGKPQLLVLDGFDVDKIQGRKVAIVDDVVSSGGTLHSLSEIISEVGGEVAAVVAVFTEGQERPEVISLGHLPLFK